One Alligator mississippiensis isolate rAllMis1 chromosome 12, rAllMis1, whole genome shotgun sequence DNA window includes the following coding sequences:
- the AK1 gene encoding adenylate kinase isoenzyme 1 isoform X1, whose protein sequence is MDAADAQRYLAQREIPQLFQSMLTGLMYSRPEDPISYLECCLQKVRELGGPEKVQWDTFLGPEQHCFPSLSGGQGKKPFFQPDPGVGPYHWCLQVPTCGCLPPIQSQFSIESDSDMTESTGLIQEYDVFDPSRPRPKIIFVIGGPGSGKGTQSAKIAAHFGLICISVGEILRSQMLHHATSDRKWELIAQIIANGELAPPETTIEELKQQFLKQQDARGFVVDGFPREIGQAFTFEEQIGSPDLVVFLACSSQRFRQRLEKRALEQGRLDDNPHAIERRVDTFKQNVPLIVKYYQEKGVVIRFDADREEDDIFADISSVVQAQLYPDGMDKAGSLPWAELDSPYSASAEGQQEEEEGEEGQPEDLCPGPLRMATEKLKNHKIIFVVGGPGSGKGTQCEKIVEKYGYTHLSTGDLLRAEVGSGSERGKKLSAIMEKGELVPLDTVLDMLRDAMVAKADVSKGFLIDGYPREVKQGEEFEKKIGPPTLLLYVDAGKDTMVKRLLKRGETSGRADDNEETIKMRLETYYKATEPVIAFYESRGVVRKLNAEGTVDDVFKQVCTHLDALK, encoded by the exons ATGGACGCGGCGGACGCGCAGCGCTACCTGGCGCAGAGGGAGATCCCGCAGCTCTTCCAG AGCATGCTCACCGGCTTGATGTACTCCCGCCCCGAGGACCCCATCAGCTATCTGGAGTGCTGCTTACAGAAAGTCCGGGAGCTGGGTGGCCCCGAGAAGGTGCAGTGGGACACTTTCCTGGGTCCGGAGCAGCACTGCTTCCCCTCActcagtggtgggcaggggaagaAGCCCTTCTTCCAGCCAG ACCCTGGTGTGGGGCCATACCACTGGTGCCTGCAGGTGCCCacctgtgggtgcctgccacccATCCAGAGCCAGTTCTCCATCGAGAGTGACTCCGACATGACAGAGTCCACTGGGCTGATCCAGGAGTACGACgtgtttgaccccagcagacccCGCCCCAAAATCATCTTTGTTATTG GTGGCcctggcagtgggaagggcaCACAGAGCGCCAAGATCGCTGCCCACTTCGGGCTCATCTGCATCTCCGTAGGCGAGATCCTGCGCAGTCAGATGCTCCACCATGCCACCAGTGACCGGAAGTGGGAGCTCATCGCCCAGATCATTGCCAacggggagctggccccacct GAAACCACCATTGAGGAGCTGAAGCAGCAGTTCCTcaagcagcaggatgccagaggCTTTGTGGTGGATGGTTTCCCCCGGGAGATAGGGCAGGCCTTCACGTTCGAGGAGCAG attgGCTCCCCGGACCTGGTGGTGTTCTTGGCATGCTCAAGCCAGCGTTTCCGGCAGCGCCTGGAGAAGCGAGCATTGGAGCAGGGCCGGCTGGATGATAATCCCCATGCCATCGAGCGGAGGGTAGACACCTTCAAGCAGAATGTCCCACTGATTGTGAAATACTACCAGGAGAAGGGAGTCGTCATCCGG TTCGATGCAGACAGAGAGGAAGATGATATATTTGCTGACATCAGCTCCGTGGTCCAGGCACAGCTTTACCCAGATGGCATGGACAAGGCAG GGTCTCTGCCATGGGCTGAGCTAGACTCACCCTACAGTGCCTCTGCAGAAggccagcaggaggaggaggagggcgagGAAGGGCAG CCTGAAGATCTTTGCCCAGGTCCCCTCAGGATGGCAACAG AAAAATTGAAGAACCACAAGATCATCTTCGTGGTAG GTGGGCCCGGCTCAGGAAAAGGGACCCAATGCGAAAAGATTGTCGAGAAGTATGGGTACACCCACCTGTCCACTGGGGACCTGCTGAGGGCAGAGGTTGGCTCTGGCTCTGAGAGGGGGAAGAAGCTTTCAGCCATCATGGAGAAAGGAGAGCTGGTGCCCCTG GACACAGTGCTCGATATGCTGAGGGATGCCATGGTGGCCAAGGCAGATGTTTCGAAAGGGTTCCTGATTGACGGCTACCCCCGAGAGGTGAAGCAAGGCGAGGAGTTCGAGAAGAAG ATCGGgcccccaacactgctgctgtATGTGGACGCTGGGAAAGACACCATGGTCAAGCGCCTGCTGAAGCGGGGGGAGACCAGCGGTCGGGCAGATGACAACGAGGAGACGATTAAGATGCGCCTGGAGACCTACTACAAAGCTACGGAGCCAGTCATTGCCTTCTATGAGAGCAGAGGGGTTGTTCGGAAG CTGAACGCAGAAGGCACTGTGGACGACGTCTTCAAACaggtctgcactcatctggacgcctTGAAGTAA
- the AK1 gene encoding adenylate kinase isoenzyme 1 isoform X3, whose protein sequence is MGASCSCVPHSLEQAGKEKLKNHKIIFVVGGPGSGKGTQCEKIVEKYGYTHLSTGDLLRAEVGSGSERGKKLSAIMEKGELVPLDTVLDMLRDAMVAKADVSKGFLIDGYPREVKQGEEFEKKIGPPTLLLYVDAGKDTMVKRLLKRGETSGRADDNEETIKMRLETYYKATEPVIAFYESRGVVRKLNAEGTVDDVFKQVCTHLDALK, encoded by the exons ATGGGGGCATCGTGCTCGTGTGTGCCCCACTCGCTGGAGCAGGCCGGCAAAG AAAAATTGAAGAACCACAAGATCATCTTCGTGGTAG GTGGGCCCGGCTCAGGAAAAGGGACCCAATGCGAAAAGATTGTCGAGAAGTATGGGTACACCCACCTGTCCACTGGGGACCTGCTGAGGGCAGAGGTTGGCTCTGGCTCTGAGAGGGGGAAGAAGCTTTCAGCCATCATGGAGAAAGGAGAGCTGGTGCCCCTG GACACAGTGCTCGATATGCTGAGGGATGCCATGGTGGCCAAGGCAGATGTTTCGAAAGGGTTCCTGATTGACGGCTACCCCCGAGAGGTGAAGCAAGGCGAGGAGTTCGAGAAGAAG ATCGGgcccccaacactgctgctgtATGTGGACGCTGGGAAAGACACCATGGTCAAGCGCCTGCTGAAGCGGGGGGAGACCAGCGGTCGGGCAGATGACAACGAGGAGACGATTAAGATGCGCCTGGAGACCTACTACAAAGCTACGGAGCCAGTCATTGCCTTCTATGAGAGCAGAGGGGTTGTTCGGAAG CTGAACGCAGAAGGCACTGTGGACGACGTCTTCAAACaggtctgcactcatctggacgcctTGAAGTAA
- the AK1 gene encoding adenylate kinase isoenzyme 1 isoform X4, whose amino-acid sequence MATEKLKNHKIIFVVGGPGSGKGTQCEKIVEKYGYTHLSTGDLLRAEVGSGSERGKKLSAIMEKGELVPLDTVLDMLRDAMVAKADVSKGFLIDGYPREVKQGEEFEKKIGPPTLLLYVDAGKDTMVKRLLKRGETSGRADDNEETIKMRLETYYKATEPVIAFYESRGVVRKLNAEGTVDDVFKQVCTHLDALK is encoded by the exons ATGGCAACAG AAAAATTGAAGAACCACAAGATCATCTTCGTGGTAG GTGGGCCCGGCTCAGGAAAAGGGACCCAATGCGAAAAGATTGTCGAGAAGTATGGGTACACCCACCTGTCCACTGGGGACCTGCTGAGGGCAGAGGTTGGCTCTGGCTCTGAGAGGGGGAAGAAGCTTTCAGCCATCATGGAGAAAGGAGAGCTGGTGCCCCTG GACACAGTGCTCGATATGCTGAGGGATGCCATGGTGGCCAAGGCAGATGTTTCGAAAGGGTTCCTGATTGACGGCTACCCCCGAGAGGTGAAGCAAGGCGAGGAGTTCGAGAAGAAG ATCGGgcccccaacactgctgctgtATGTGGACGCTGGGAAAGACACCATGGTCAAGCGCCTGCTGAAGCGGGGGGAGACCAGCGGTCGGGCAGATGACAACGAGGAGACGATTAAGATGCGCCTGGAGACCTACTACAAAGCTACGGAGCCAGTCATTGCCTTCTATGAGAGCAGAGGGGTTGTTCGGAAG CTGAACGCAGAAGGCACTGTGGACGACGTCTTCAAACaggtctgcactcatctggacgcctTGAAGTAA
- the AK1 gene encoding adenylate kinase isoenzyme 1 isoform X2, producing the protein MDAADAQRYLAQREIPQLFQSMLTGLMYSRPEDPISYLECCLQKVRELGGPEKVQWDTFLGPEQHCFPSLSGGQGKKPFFQPDPGVGPYHWCLQVPTCGCLPPIQSQFSIESDSDMTESTGLIQEYDVFDPSRPRPKIIFVIGGPGSGKGTQSAKIAAHFGLICISVGEILRSQMLHHATSDRKWELIAQIIANGELAPPETTIEELKQQFLKQQDARGFVVDGFPREIGQAFTFEEQIGSPDLVVFLACSSQRFRQRLEKRALEQGRLDDNPHAIERRVDTFKQNVPLIVKYYQEKGVVIRFDADREEDDIFADISSVVQAQLYPDGMDKPEDLCPGPLRMATEKLKNHKIIFVVGGPGSGKGTQCEKIVEKYGYTHLSTGDLLRAEVGSGSERGKKLSAIMEKGELVPLDTVLDMLRDAMVAKADVSKGFLIDGYPREVKQGEEFEKKIGPPTLLLYVDAGKDTMVKRLLKRGETSGRADDNEETIKMRLETYYKATEPVIAFYESRGVVRKLNAEGTVDDVFKQVCTHLDALK; encoded by the exons ATGGACGCGGCGGACGCGCAGCGCTACCTGGCGCAGAGGGAGATCCCGCAGCTCTTCCAG AGCATGCTCACCGGCTTGATGTACTCCCGCCCCGAGGACCCCATCAGCTATCTGGAGTGCTGCTTACAGAAAGTCCGGGAGCTGGGTGGCCCCGAGAAGGTGCAGTGGGACACTTTCCTGGGTCCGGAGCAGCACTGCTTCCCCTCActcagtggtgggcaggggaagaAGCCCTTCTTCCAGCCAG ACCCTGGTGTGGGGCCATACCACTGGTGCCTGCAGGTGCCCacctgtgggtgcctgccacccATCCAGAGCCAGTTCTCCATCGAGAGTGACTCCGACATGACAGAGTCCACTGGGCTGATCCAGGAGTACGACgtgtttgaccccagcagacccCGCCCCAAAATCATCTTTGTTATTG GTGGCcctggcagtgggaagggcaCACAGAGCGCCAAGATCGCTGCCCACTTCGGGCTCATCTGCATCTCCGTAGGCGAGATCCTGCGCAGTCAGATGCTCCACCATGCCACCAGTGACCGGAAGTGGGAGCTCATCGCCCAGATCATTGCCAacggggagctggccccacct GAAACCACCATTGAGGAGCTGAAGCAGCAGTTCCTcaagcagcaggatgccagaggCTTTGTGGTGGATGGTTTCCCCCGGGAGATAGGGCAGGCCTTCACGTTCGAGGAGCAG attgGCTCCCCGGACCTGGTGGTGTTCTTGGCATGCTCAAGCCAGCGTTTCCGGCAGCGCCTGGAGAAGCGAGCATTGGAGCAGGGCCGGCTGGATGATAATCCCCATGCCATCGAGCGGAGGGTAGACACCTTCAAGCAGAATGTCCCACTGATTGTGAAATACTACCAGGAGAAGGGAGTCGTCATCCGG TTCGATGCAGACAGAGAGGAAGATGATATATTTGCTGACATCAGCTCCGTGGTCCAGGCACAGCTTTACCCAGATGGCATGGACAAG CCTGAAGATCTTTGCCCAGGTCCCCTCAGGATGGCAACAG AAAAATTGAAGAACCACAAGATCATCTTCGTGGTAG GTGGGCCCGGCTCAGGAAAAGGGACCCAATGCGAAAAGATTGTCGAGAAGTATGGGTACACCCACCTGTCCACTGGGGACCTGCTGAGGGCAGAGGTTGGCTCTGGCTCTGAGAGGGGGAAGAAGCTTTCAGCCATCATGGAGAAAGGAGAGCTGGTGCCCCTG GACACAGTGCTCGATATGCTGAGGGATGCCATGGTGGCCAAGGCAGATGTTTCGAAAGGGTTCCTGATTGACGGCTACCCCCGAGAGGTGAAGCAAGGCGAGGAGTTCGAGAAGAAG ATCGGgcccccaacactgctgctgtATGTGGACGCTGGGAAAGACACCATGGTCAAGCGCCTGCTGAAGCGGGGGGAGACCAGCGGTCGGGCAGATGACAACGAGGAGACGATTAAGATGCGCCTGGAGACCTACTACAAAGCTACGGAGCCAGTCATTGCCTTCTATGAGAGCAGAGGGGTTGTTCGGAAG CTGAACGCAGAAGGCACTGTGGACGACGTCTTCAAACaggtctgcactcatctggacgcctTGAAGTAA